A window of Rhinatrema bivittatum chromosome 2, aRhiBiv1.1, whole genome shotgun sequence contains these coding sequences:
- the LOC115083471 gene encoding gastrula zinc finger protein XlCGF57.1-like, with translation MTSDLHQIEEKGKKSFHCDTCGKTFDRKCHFVLHQKTHTGARPFPCSQCGKCFKHKLTLKLHQKMHTQGSMYTCIECKKSFSSRVSLVIHQRTHTGQRPSHCPQDGESYSSHFSLLNHQKMETEERTFSYSESGENIIQKQEIINPQPQTEEKLFMCNGGDRNFNQKENFTQQLKYQPGERAISSNECNESLCEGKVFSGVRKKTLLCIQSEKSFSAEADVTKEKKIPKVESQFICTECGKSFSKKCDLIIHQRIHTGVKPFTCSECGKCFSYKGSFKCHQRIHTGEKPFTCSECGKCFSQKGNLECHQRIHTGENLFTCSECGRSFSHKGSFKCHQRIHTGEKPFTCSECGKCFSQKGSLECHQRIHTGENPFTCSDCDKSFNQKGSLERHQRIHTGEKPFTCSECGKSFSGKEGLKSHQRMHTGEKPFTCSECGKSFSQKGSFERHQRIHTGEKLFTCSECGKCFCQKGNLKYHQRIHTGEKPFTCSECGKCFCLKGNLKYHQRIHTGKKPFTCSECGKSFSHKVDLKCHQSNHLHIMSLIKV, from the coding sequence ATGActtctgaccttcaccaaatagaggagaaagggaagaaatcctttcaCTGTGACACCTGTGGGAAAACCTTtgataggaaatgtcattttgtattGCACCAGAAAACCCACACAGGAGCAAGACCTTTTCCATGCTCTcagtgtggaaaatgtttcaaacatAAGTTAACCCTGAAATTACACCAGAAAATGCACACTCAAGGGAGCATGTATACTTGTATTGAATGTAAGAAAAGCTTTTCTAGCAGGGTATCCTTAGTTATACACCAAAGAACACACACAGGACAGAGACCCTCTCATTGCCCTCAAGATGGGGAATCTTACAGCTCtcatttctctttattaaatcaccagaaaatggagacagaagagagaacattttcatATTCTGAAAGTGGAGAAAATATCATTCAAAAGCAAGAAATAATAAACCCACAACCACAGACAGAAGAAAAATTATTCATGTGTAATGGTGGTGACAGAAATTTCAATCAGAAAGAAAACTTCACACAACAACTAAAATAccaaccaggagagagagcaATTTCAAGTAATGAATGCAATGAAAGCTTATGTGAGGGAAAAGTCTTTTCAGGAGTTCGAAAAAAAACATTGCTTTGTATTCAGTCTGAAAAAAGCTTCAGTGCAGAAGCAGATGtcacaaaagagaagaaaatcccCAAAGTAGAAAGTCAGTttatatgtactgagtgtggtaaaagcttcagcaAGAAGTGTGACCTCATcatccaccagagaatccacacgggagtcaaaccatttacatgtagtgagtgtggtaaatgTTTCAGTTACAAAGGAAGCTTCAAatgccaccagagaatccacacaggagagaagccatttacatgtagtgagtgtggtaaatgTTTCAGTCAGAAAGGAAACTTAGAatgccaccagagaatccacactggagagaatctGTTTACATGTAGTGAATGTGGTAGAAGTTTCAGTCACAAAGGAAGCTTCAAatgccaccagagaatccacacaggagagaagccatttacatgtagtgagtgtggtaaatgTTTCAGTCAGAAAGGAAGCTTAGAAtgccatcagagaatccacacaggagagaatccatttacatgtagtgattgtgataaaagtttcaatcagaaaggAAGCTTAGAacgccaccagagaatccacacaggagagaagccatttacatgtagtgagtgtggtaaaagtttcagtggGAAAGAAGGTCTCAAATCCCATCAGAGAAtgcacacaggagagaagccatttacatgtagtgagtgtggtaaaagtttcagtcagAAAGGAAGCTTCGAacgccaccagagaatccacactggagagaagctATTTACATGTAGTGAATGTGGCAAATGTTTCTGTCAGAAAGGTAACTTGAAATATCATCAGAGAATTCATactggagagaagccatttacatgtagtgaatgTGGCAAATGTTTCTGTCTGAAAGGTAACTTGAAATATCATCAGAGAATTCATACTGGAAAGAAGCCATTTACTTgtagtgaatgtggtaaaagcttcagtcataAGGTAGACCTCAAATGCCACCAGAGTAACCATTTACATATAATGAGCCTGATAAAAGTTTAA